A genome region from Natronobeatus ordinarius includes the following:
- a CDS encoding class I SAM-dependent methyltransferase: MDLRELTRPDASARERYDLLAPYYDRYVQWFERDHVERLLEDLALEPGETVLDVGCGPGTALVSLGERVGPEGTVVGLDVSGEMIERARERLERRGFGDRAILVHGDARNMRRIADASVDAIVMTFTFELLSRADQERVLEECRRVLAPGGRLGVCSLAREDHLTVTIYEALHRRLPGVFDCRPIDLERRLEASDFSIRSTWTDELYGLPVTGVVVVDSDSSDSFGWPLGCDRV, encoded by the coding sequence ATGGACCTCCGCGAGCTGACCCGGCCTGACGCGAGTGCGCGGGAACGATACGACCTGCTCGCCCCCTACTACGACCGCTACGTTCAATGGTTCGAACGCGACCACGTCGAACGGCTACTCGAGGACCTCGCCCTCGAGCCGGGCGAGACGGTCCTCGACGTCGGCTGCGGGCCGGGGACGGCGCTCGTGAGTCTCGGCGAACGGGTCGGCCCCGAGGGAACCGTCGTCGGCCTCGACGTCTCCGGCGAGATGATCGAACGTGCCCGCGAGCGCCTCGAGCGACGAGGCTTCGGCGACCGGGCGATCCTGGTCCACGGCGACGCCCGCAACATGCGCCGGATCGCCGACGCGTCGGTCGACGCGATCGTGATGACGTTCACGTTCGAACTGCTCTCGAGGGCGGATCAGGAACGCGTCCTCGAGGAGTGTCGCCGGGTGCTCGCTCCCGGGGGTCGCCTGGGCGTCTGCTCGCTCGCTCGCGAGGACCATCTCACGGTGACGATCTACGAGGCACTCCACCGTCGGCTTCCTGGGGTGTTCGACTGCCGACCGATCGACCTCGAGCGCCGTCTCGAGGCCAGCGACTTCTCGATCCGGTCGACCTGGACCGACGAGCTGTACGGACTCCCAGTGACGGGTGTCGTGGTGGTCGATTCCGACTCGAGCGATTCGTTCGGATGGCCGCTCGGCTGTGATCGGGTGTAA